In one Halorubrum sp. CBA1229 genomic region, the following are encoded:
- a CDS encoding sugar porter family MFS transporter: MRAVIRGEGGRFVYIVSALAALNGLLFGFDTGIISGAILFIDTTFELTPLVEGIVVSGAMVGAAAGAAVGGQISDRIGRKRFILLSAGVFFLGSFLMAVAPTVEVLVAGRMIDGIAIGFASIVGPLYISEIAPPSVRGGLTSLNQLMVTVGILASYFVNYAFSGSGSWRIMLGAGMVPAVVLAVGMSRMPESPRWLYERGRTDEARAVLRRTREGDIESELSEIEATVEAQSGNGVRDLLSPWMRPALIVGLGLAVFQQITGINAVMYYAPTILESTAFGSSQSILASVFIGSVNVAMTVVAILLVDRVGRRPLLLVGTGGMIGSLAASGLVFQFADPTGGVGWLATLTLVSFVAFFAIGLGPVFWLLISEIYPLAVRGSAMGLVTVANWLANLAVALSFPVLLDGIGTPGTFWLFGACSVVALLFTYRTVPETKGRTLEAIEADLRSATGSAADVRADD; this comes from the coding sequence ATGCGGGCTGTGATCCGCGGAGAGGGGGGCCGATTCGTGTACATCGTCTCCGCGCTCGCAGCGCTCAACGGACTCCTGTTCGGGTTCGACACGGGGATCATCTCCGGAGCCATCCTCTTTATCGACACCACCTTCGAGCTGACCCCCTTGGTGGAGGGGATCGTCGTCAGCGGCGCGATGGTCGGCGCGGCCGCCGGCGCTGCCGTCGGGGGTCAGATCTCCGACCGCATCGGCCGCAAGCGGTTCATCCTCCTGTCGGCCGGCGTGTTCTTCCTCGGATCGTTCCTCATGGCGGTCGCGCCGACCGTCGAGGTGCTCGTCGCCGGGCGGATGATCGACGGGATCGCCATCGGGTTCGCGTCGATCGTCGGCCCGCTGTACATCTCCGAGATCGCGCCGCCCTCCGTCCGCGGCGGCCTCACCTCGCTGAACCAGCTGATGGTCACCGTGGGGATCCTCGCGTCGTACTTCGTCAACTACGCCTTCTCCGGCTCCGGCTCGTGGCGGATCATGCTCGGCGCGGGAATGGTCCCCGCCGTCGTGCTCGCCGTCGGCATGTCCCGGATGCCCGAGAGCCCCCGGTGGCTCTACGAGCGGGGCCGCACCGACGAGGCCCGCGCGGTCCTCCGCCGCACGCGGGAGGGCGACATCGAGTCGGAGCTCTCGGAGATCGAGGCGACCGTTGAGGCGCAGTCCGGGAACGGGGTCCGTGACCTCCTCAGTCCGTGGATGCGTCCGGCGCTGATCGTGGGGCTCGGGCTCGCGGTGTTCCAACAGATCACCGGCATCAACGCGGTGATGTACTACGCCCCGACGATCCTGGAGTCGACCGCGTTCGGGAGCTCGCAGTCGATCCTCGCGTCGGTGTTCATCGGCTCGGTCAACGTCGCGATGACGGTCGTCGCGATCCTGCTCGTCGACCGCGTCGGTCGGCGCCCCCTCCTGCTCGTCGGGACCGGAGGGATGATCGGGTCGCTCGCCGCCTCCGGCCTCGTCTTCCAGTTCGCCGACCCGACCGGGGGAGTCGGCTGGCTGGCGACGCTCACGCTCGTCTCGTTCGTCGCGTTCTTCGCGATCGGACTCGGCCCGGTGTTCTGGCTGCTCATCTCCGAGATCTACCCGCTCGCGGTCCGCGGGAGCGCGATGGGGCTCGTGACCGTCGCCAACTGGCTCGCGAACCTCGCCGTGGCGCTGTCGTTCCCCGTGTTGCTCGACGGGATCGGCACGCCGGGGACGTTCTGGCTGTTCGGCGCGTGCAGCGTCGTCGCCCTGCTTTTCACCTACCGCACCGTCCCCGAGACGAAGGGGCGGACGCTGGAGGCCATCGAGGCGGACCTCCGCAGCGCGACCGGGTCGGCGGCGGACGTTCGCGCGGACGACTGA
- a CDS encoding metal-dependent hydrolase produces the protein MELTWHGHSTWHVVVDDTELLIDPFFDNPKTDVDPEDLDPDYLLLTHGHGDHIAHAAAFPDATVVATPELTAYVQEEFGLEHSVAAGGMNIGGTVECGDAWVTMVRADHSNGIENDPDYSAGMPAGFVVGDKKPTQESDPDCTTFYHAGDTGLMSEMVDVIAPYLEPDAAALPAGDHFTMGPAGAGIAADWVGADVVFPMHYDSFPPIEIETREFVNEVKAAGAAAEPVVLDGDETYTLE, from the coding sequence ATGGAACTCACCTGGCACGGCCACTCGACGTGGCACGTCGTCGTCGACGACACGGAACTGCTGATCGATCCGTTCTTCGACAACCCGAAGACCGACGTCGACCCGGAGGACCTGGATCCGGACTACCTCCTGTTGACCCACGGCCACGGCGACCACATCGCTCACGCCGCGGCGTTCCCCGACGCGACCGTGGTCGCCACGCCGGAGCTGACCGCCTACGTCCAGGAGGAGTTCGGCCTCGAGCACTCGGTCGCCGCCGGCGGCATGAACATCGGCGGCACCGTGGAGTGCGGCGACGCGTGGGTGACGATGGTCCGCGCGGACCACTCGAACGGGATCGAGAACGACCCCGACTACTCCGCCGGGATGCCCGCGGGCTTCGTCGTCGGCGATAAGAAGCCGACCCAGGAGTCCGACCCCGACTGCACGACGTTCTACCACGCGGGCGACACCGGGCTCATGTCGGAGATGGTCGACGTGATCGCGCCGTACCTCGAGCCCGACGCCGCCGCGCTCCCCGCCGGCGACCACTTCACGATGGGCCCCGCCGGCGCCGGCATCGCCGCCGACTGGGTGGGCGCGGACGTGGTGTTCCCGATGCATTACGACTCGTTCCCGCCGATCGAGATCGAGACGCGGGAGTTCGTCAACGAGGTGAAGGCCGCAGGCGCCGCGGCCGAACCCGTCGTCCTCGACGGCGACGAGACGTACACGCTGGAGTAG
- a CDS encoding zinc ribbon domain-containing protein produces MPSERPESPPPTDACRECGRPIPPDANFCPGCGAELRDAADAAYCAECGGPLAPEDEFCAACGAARPESAGRSVRRGDAAADAEAHRAFRRRVRDHLDEGWELTEDRGDRVVLVERGVGSVPMHVLLLLTTGGVGNLLYGWYHYSELAETRRLGVSDGPLPDGELSEPREDDGALVTLSGYLLGGVLSLIGLGIAAVAAEQGAPLGAAFGLAFAVIGVALTPPAERRLNRRHGLSRFGRIRTVDHRVVRATERTESPCVVCGESFERGVVRRRRDETVAVGVPVRTHAMERNHYCADCAREELFGGADERNSAGVGPESADRKPATENPHTTERERE; encoded by the coding sequence ATGCCCTCCGAGCGGCCCGAGAGCCCTCCCCCGACCGACGCGTGTCGCGAGTGCGGCCGGCCCATCCCGCCCGACGCCAACTTCTGTCCCGGCTGCGGGGCCGAGCTACGCGACGCGGCCGACGCCGCGTACTGCGCCGAGTGCGGCGGCCCCCTCGCTCCCGAGGACGAGTTCTGTGCCGCCTGCGGAGCGGCGCGTCCGGAGTCGGCGGGGCGCTCCGTCCGACGAGGCGACGCGGCGGCGGACGCCGAGGCGCACCGCGCGTTCCGGCGTCGGGTCCGGGACCACCTCGACGAGGGCTGGGAGCTCACCGAGGACCGCGGCGACCGGGTCGTGCTCGTCGAGAGAGGCGTCGGGTCGGTCCCCATGCACGTCCTCCTGCTCCTGACCACCGGCGGCGTTGGTAACTTGCTGTACGGCTGGTACCACTACTCGGAGCTGGCCGAGACGCGCCGGCTGGGCGTCTCCGACGGTCCCCTCCCGGACGGCGAACTGTCCGAGCCGAGGGAGGACGACGGGGCCCTCGTGACGCTCTCCGGGTACCTCCTCGGCGGGGTGCTCTCCCTGATCGGCCTCGGCATCGCCGCGGTCGCCGCGGAGCAGGGTGCGCCGCTCGGCGCGGCGTTCGGCCTCGCGTTCGCCGTCATCGGGGTCGCCCTGACGCCGCCCGCGGAACGACGGCTGAACCGGCGACACGGCCTCTCGCGGTTCGGCCGGATCCGGACCGTCGACCACCGGGTCGTCCGGGCGACGGAACGCACCGAGTCCCCCTGCGTCGTCTGCGGCGAGTCGTTCGAGCGCGGGGTCGTCCGGCGCCGGCGCGACGAGACGGTCGCCGTCGGCGTCCCGGTCCGGACCCACGCGATGGAGCGCAACCACTACTGCGCCGACTGCGCCCGCGAGGAGCTGTTCGGCGGGGCCGACGAGAGGAACTCCGCCGGAGTCGGACCCGAGTCCGCCGACCGAAAGCCGGCGACCGAGAACCCACACACGACCGAGCGGGAGCGCGAGTGA
- a CDS encoding fumarylacetoacetate hydrolase family protein gives MHHARFRDPAGSVREGTYDPESDTVAFGGDEYALDDPAIDVLPPTDPSKIVCIGRNYADHAAELGNDVPDRPLLFLKPPNALASHGDTVTVPAGKDRIDWEAELAVVIGEQCKAVDAEDAMDVVAGFTCMNDVSNRDDQNREQNWVRGKAFDNAAPLGPVMATPEEVPADASVELRVNGETKQSSDRGHLIFDVPTLIEEITTYLTLEAGDVIATGTPEGVGALADGDTVEVEVEGVGTLEHDVRVP, from the coding sequence ATGCACCACGCACGGTTCCGCGACCCGGCGGGTTCGGTCCGCGAAGGCACGTACGACCCCGAGAGCGACACCGTCGCCTTCGGCGGCGACGAGTACGCCCTCGACGACCCCGCGATCGACGTGCTCCCGCCGACGGATCCCTCGAAGATCGTCTGTATCGGGCGCAACTACGCCGACCACGCGGCCGAGCTCGGCAACGACGTGCCGGACCGGCCGCTCCTCTTCTTGAAGCCGCCGAACGCGCTGGCGAGCCACGGCGACACGGTCACCGTCCCCGCGGGGAAAGACCGGATCGACTGGGAGGCGGAGCTGGCGGTCGTGATCGGCGAGCAGTGCAAGGCGGTCGACGCCGAGGACGCGATGGACGTCGTCGCGGGCTTCACCTGCATGAACGACGTCTCGAACCGCGACGACCAGAACCGCGAGCAGAACTGGGTGCGCGGGAAGGCGTTCGACAACGCCGCGCCGCTCGGTCCCGTGATGGCGACGCCCGAGGAGGTCCCCGCGGACGCGAGCGTCGAGCTCCGGGTGAACGGCGAGACGAAGCAGTCGAGCGACCGCGGGCACCTCATCTTCGACGTGCCGACCCTGATCGAGGAGATCACGACGTACCTCACGCTGGAGGCCGGCGACGTGATCGCGACCGGGACCCCCGAGGGCGTCGGCGCGCTCGCCGACGGCGACACCGTCGAGGTGGAGGTCGAGGGCGTCGGCACCCTCGAACACGACGTGCGCGTCCCCTGA
- the hisC gene encoding histidinol-phosphate transaminase produces MEPRDLSDHSEYVPGRGVEEVARDRGIDPDDLIKLSSNENPHGPSPAAVEAIREHADRVHQYPKSSHTDLTAKIAEKWGVATDQVWVSPGADGSIDYLARAALEPGDEVLVPTPGFAYYGMSARYHHGEVTEYDLSPADGFAQDAETVLSAYGGERIVYVTSPHNPSGSTMPLDEIEAIADATADETLVVVDEAYGEFAAVDSAIPLVDERDDVAVLRTFSKAYGLAGLRIGYSVVPEAWGGAYARVNTPFAANELACRAALAALDDEDHVAESIETARWAREYIATELDAPTVESAGNFVLAEVGDAERVADAAQERGVIIRDCTSFGLPNHVRISTGTRAETREAVERLNETLADLGLGVRA; encoded by the coding sequence ATGGAACCACGCGATCTCTCGGACCACTCCGAGTACGTCCCGGGCCGGGGCGTCGAGGAGGTCGCCCGCGACCGCGGGATCGACCCCGACGACCTGATCAAGCTCTCTTCGAACGAGAACCCGCACGGCCCCAGCCCGGCGGCCGTCGAGGCGATTCGCGAGCACGCCGACCGCGTCCACCAGTACCCGAAGTCCTCGCACACGGACCTCACCGCGAAGATCGCCGAGAAGTGGGGCGTGGCGACCGATCAGGTGTGGGTCTCGCCCGGTGCCGACGGCTCGATCGACTACCTCGCTCGGGCCGCGTTAGAGCCCGGCGACGAGGTCCTGGTGCCGACGCCGGGGTTCGCCTACTACGGGATGTCGGCGCGGTACCACCACGGCGAGGTGACGGAGTACGACCTCTCCCCGGCCGACGGCTTCGCGCAGGACGCGGAGACGGTCCTCTCCGCCTACGGCGGCGAGCGGATCGTCTACGTCACCTCCCCGCACAACCCCTCGGGCTCGACGATGCCCCTCGACGAGATCGAGGCGATCGCGGACGCGACCGCCGACGAGACCCTCGTCGTCGTCGACGAGGCGTACGGCGAGTTCGCCGCGGTCGACAGCGCGATCCCGCTGGTCGACGAGCGCGACGACGTGGCGGTGCTCCGGACGTTCTCGAAGGCGTACGGGCTCGCGGGGCTCCGGATCGGCTACAGCGTCGTCCCGGAGGCGTGGGGCGGGGCGTACGCCCGGGTGAACACCCCGTTCGCGGCGAACGAGCTGGCGTGCCGGGCCGCGCTCGCCGCCCTCGACGACGAGGACCACGTCGCCGAGTCGATCGAGACGGCGCGCTGGGCGCGCGAGTACATCGCGACCGAACTCGACGCGCCAACCGTCGAGTCGGCCGGGAACTTCGTGCTCGCCGAGGTCGGCGACGCGGAGCGGGTCGCCGACGCGGCGCAGGAGCGCGGCGTGATCATCCGCGACTGCACCTCCTTCGGGCTCCCGAACCACGTCCGGATCTCGACCGGGACCCGCGCGGAGACGCGCGAGGCGGTCGAGCGGCTCAACGAGACGCTGGCCGACCTCGGGCTCGGTGTCCGGGCGTGA
- a CDS encoding adenylate kinase family protein, which translates to MSGESPTEDGDADAHRDPDAHRDPDAHRDPDADPDPSPTRVAVTGTPGTGKSTATDLLADEYDVIHLNELIKENDALWTERDADRDTLVADLDAVRERLSDWAGVLDSHLAHRFDVDRVVVLRCHPETIEARLRARGESDATASENAESEALDVILSEAVEEHGVENVYEIDTTDRDPQAVADAIRAAIEGEREPSAGTVDFIDYI; encoded by the coding sequence GTGAGCGGGGAGTCGCCGACCGAGGACGGAGACGCCGACGCCCACCGAGACCCCGACGCCCACCGAGACCCCGACGCCCACCGAGACCCCGACGCCGATCCGGACCCCAGCCCGACCCGCGTCGCCGTCACCGGCACCCCCGGGACCGGAAAGTCGACCGCGACGGACCTGCTCGCCGACGAGTACGACGTTATCCACCTCAACGAACTTATAAAGGAAAACGACGCCCTCTGGACCGAGCGCGACGCCGACCGCGACACGCTCGTCGCCGACCTCGACGCGGTCCGCGAGCGACTCAGCGACTGGGCCGGGGTGCTCGACTCGCACCTCGCGCACCGGTTCGACGTCGACCGCGTGGTCGTCCTCCGGTGTCACCCCGAGACGATCGAGGCGCGGCTCCGCGCACGCGGTGAGTCGGACGCCACGGCTTCCGAAAATGCGGAGAGCGAGGCGCTCGACGTGATCCTCTCGGAGGCCGTCGAGGAGCACGGTGTCGAGAACGTCTACGAGATCGACACCACCGACCGCGATCCCCAAGCCGTGGCCGACGCGATCCGCGCCGCGATCGAGGGCGAGCGCGAGCCGAGCGCCGGCACCGTCGACTTCATCGATTATATATGA
- a CDS encoding CDP-alcohol phosphatidyltransferase family protein, whose translation MTLDRYRSVADRLLGPWVRAAARLGLSPDQVSVLAFGVAVAAAGAFAVGDPLFYAVGAVCVLLNGWLDLVDGALARHLEVSSDGGDLLDHVLDRYADIAIIAGFTVGVEAYALGFLAVTGVLMTSYMGTQIQAVGIGREYGGLLGRADRLALMGLVGLVAAVYSAPIVAGLNVVGLLLALFAAVGHLTAVQRFLGAWSDL comes from the coding sequence ATGACTCTCGACCGGTACCGGTCGGTGGCGGACCGCCTGCTCGGACCGTGGGTGCGCGCCGCCGCCCGGCTCGGGCTCTCGCCGGACCAGGTGAGCGTCCTCGCGTTCGGCGTCGCGGTCGCGGCCGCGGGCGCGTTCGCGGTCGGCGACCCACTGTTCTACGCGGTCGGCGCCGTGTGCGTCCTCCTCAACGGCTGGCTCGACCTCGTCGACGGCGCCTTGGCGCGGCACCTGGAGGTCTCCTCGGACGGCGGCGACCTCCTCGACCACGTCCTCGACCGGTACGCCGACATCGCGATCATCGCCGGCTTCACGGTCGGGGTCGAGGCGTACGCCCTCGGCTTCCTCGCGGTCACCGGCGTCCTGATGACCTCGTACATGGGCACGCAGATCCAGGCGGTCGGCATCGGCCGCGAGTACGGCGGGCTGCTCGGGCGGGCCGACCGACTCGCGCTGATGGGTCTCGTCGGCCTCGTCGCGGCGGTCTACTCGGCGCCGATCGTCGCCGGACTCAACGTCGTCGGGCTCCTGCTCGCGCTGTTCGCCGCCGTGGGGCATCTCACCGCGGTCCAGCGGTTCCTGGGCGCGTGGAGCGATTTATAA
- a CDS encoding P-loop NTPase codes for MTDPTVDTPDDADAADEPTDHESPADAVEAELRKVRDPDAGVSVFEAGVVEDVAVDDGAATVTADLREFPRDAAERVSAAMVRAASDAPGVSNARIEQVDPSPDLDGRASGMGTAGRVIAVASTKGGVGKTTVATTLACALAAGSGGEETDGEDGDAPSVGLFDADIYGPNVPEVVGASGPVYSDDDGNPVPVDVGGLEVMSVGLLSDDGPLAWRGAMAHDALSDLFETAAWSDPDTVVVDMPPGTGDVALTTLQEVPVDGVVLVTTPFHAAVSDTARALELFEENDVPVLGVVSNMGEFVCEECGTPHDLFGGDDPIEALDLPVLADLPFDPEMQSTPAPNADALPEYATDLAAAVDERYDEVWTVDPPEDAVDLRGLDPETRKERVEARFRELDAGEECLIVSDRDPAPVRGFLLDLVDAEELPSFRVKRQNPETWFAKATRP; via the coding sequence ATGACAGATCCCACCGTTGACACGCCCGACGACGCAGACGCCGCCGACGAACCGACCGATCACGAGTCGCCAGCCGACGCCGTGGAGGCCGAGCTCCGGAAGGTCCGCGACCCGGACGCCGGCGTGAGCGTGTTCGAGGCGGGCGTCGTCGAGGACGTCGCGGTCGACGACGGCGCCGCGACGGTCACCGCGGACCTGCGCGAGTTCCCCCGTGACGCGGCCGAGCGAGTGTCGGCCGCCATGGTCCGGGCCGCCTCCGACGCGCCGGGGGTGTCGAACGCGCGGATCGAGCAGGTCGATCCGAGCCCGGACCTCGACGGCCGCGCGTCGGGGATGGGAACCGCGGGCCGGGTGATCGCGGTCGCGAGCACGAAGGGCGGCGTCGGGAAGACGACGGTCGCGACGACGCTGGCGTGCGCGCTCGCGGCCGGGAGTGGCGGCGAGGAGACCGACGGCGAGGACGGCGACGCCCCCTCAGTCGGCCTGTTCGACGCCGACATCTACGGCCCCAACGTCCCGGAGGTCGTCGGCGCGAGCGGCCCCGTCTACAGCGACGACGACGGGAATCCCGTCCCGGTCGACGTCGGCGGGTTGGAGGTGATGAGCGTCGGGCTGCTCTCGGACGACGGCCCGCTCGCGTGGCGGGGCGCGATGGCGCACGACGCGCTCTCGGACCTGTTCGAGACCGCCGCCTGGAGCGACCCGGACACCGTCGTCGTCGACATGCCGCCGGGGACGGGCGACGTGGCGTTGACCACCCTCCAAGAGGTGCCGGTCGACGGCGTCGTCCTCGTCACGACGCCGTTCCACGCCGCCGTCTCCGACACCGCGCGGGCGCTGGAGCTGTTCGAAGAGAACGATGTGCCCGTGCTCGGCGTCGTCTCGAACATGGGGGAGTTCGTCTGCGAGGAGTGCGGGACCCCGCACGACCTGTTCGGCGGCGACGACCCGATCGAGGCGCTCGATCTGCCGGTGCTCGCGGACCTCCCCTTCGATCCGGAGATGCAGTCGACGCCGGCGCCGAACGCCGACGCACTCCCCGAGTACGCGACCGACCTCGCCGCCGCGGTCGACGAGCGGTACGACGAGGTCTGGACGGTCGACCCGCCCGAGGACGCCGTCGATCTGCGGGGGCTCGACCCGGAGACGCGTAAGGAGCGCGTCGAGGCGCGGTTCCGCGAGCTCGACGCCGGCGAGGAGTGCCTCATCGTGAGCGACCGCGACCCGGCGCCCGTCCGAGGGTTCCTGCTCGACCTGGTCGACGCCGAAGAACTCCCGAGCTTCCGCGTCAAGCGACAGAACCCGGAGACGTGGTTCGCGAAGGCGACGCGGCCGTAA
- a CDS encoding HEAT repeat domain-containing protein yields MRDPEEATDGPTDPRVHPEESPGFGEEPDGLEDIEVSRDVTIGDASPRELQATDTAPLRGTDAAAKIEDLVDGDPVERRRAALALGDGRPSEAAVDALIEHGLADADADVRQFAVEALGELGGQRAGEAAVAACDDSDPWVRAEAVVALDRIDRGEYAATIEAALDDDHHAVVRNAMVSLFKSRGEALRPVLLELSHADSERLREWAVHLLAGVDDERALERLEAVAADETEPKVVRSTAARAIDADPGKFRRQFSGGTENDSADLPGESTLNRRPDL; encoded by the coding sequence ATGAGGGACCCGGAGGAGGCGACGGACGGGCCGACTGACCCCCGCGTCCACCCCGAGGAGAGCCCGGGGTTCGGCGAGGAGCCGGACGGGCTCGAGGACATCGAGGTGAGCCGCGACGTGACGATCGGCGACGCGAGCCCGCGAGAGCTGCAGGCGACGGACACGGCCCCGCTCCGCGGGACCGACGCGGCCGCGAAGATCGAGGACCTCGTCGACGGCGACCCGGTCGAGCGCCGGCGGGCGGCGCTGGCGCTGGGCGATGGGCGACCGAGCGAGGCCGCCGTCGACGCGCTGATCGAACACGGCCTCGCCGACGCCGACGCCGACGTGCGCCAGTTCGCCGTCGAGGCGCTCGGCGAGCTCGGCGGCCAGCGGGCGGGCGAGGCCGCGGTCGCGGCGTGTGACGACTCCGACCCGTGGGTCCGCGCCGAGGCCGTCGTCGCGCTCGACCGGATCGACCGCGGCGAGTACGCGGCGACAATCGAGGCGGCGCTGGACGACGACCACCACGCGGTCGTCAGAAACGCGATGGTCTCGCTGTTCAAAAGCCGCGGCGAGGCGCTGCGCCCGGTCCTGCTCGAGCTGTCGCACGCGGACAGCGAGCGGCTGCGGGAGTGGGCCGTCCACCTGCTCGCCGGCGTCGACGACGAGCGCGCGCTCGAACGCCTCGAAGCGGTCGCGGCCGACGAGACGGAGCCGAAGGTCGTGCGGAGCACCGCCGCCCGCGCCATCGACGCCGACCCCGGGAAGTTCCGGCGGCAGTTCAGCGGCGGCACCGAGAACGACAGCGCCGACCTGCCCGGCGAGAGCACGCTCAACCGGAGACCGGACCTGTGA
- a CDS encoding phosphate ABC transporter permease yields the protein MSSPTEWANGRTTPSAPIGRLGGRVGSIGLLAAVGVGVATAVRVLYNAPFEPAGFASGLVPVTGTVAALASGVALAVVALSADRSAVRVGLLFAGVFGVLATASDAATVAAAVAIPGGAAVAFARALGPPSTYFELRRAVLALAFALAAGLSLAATAGIAGPAVRSAGSVAFLGGVTLLVVRAEGDPVALVAGATAFAGVVLASAAAPYVTGSALLVGFAVVGSPHLLAATAAFGGVAAAVAGLREGDAWLAIGAVLLVLAGVPATPGAATAVCLGAAFATLGAEELLGEPGGPDSPGPTTENGVSAR from the coding sequence GTGAGCTCACCGACCGAATGGGCGAACGGGCGGACGACGCCGTCGGCACCGATCGGTCGCCTCGGCGGTCGCGTGGGGTCGATCGGCCTGCTCGCCGCCGTCGGCGTCGGCGTCGCGACCGCGGTCCGCGTGCTGTACAACGCGCCGTTCGAACCGGCCGGGTTCGCGTCGGGGTTGGTACCGGTCACCGGGACGGTCGCGGCGCTCGCGAGCGGCGTCGCGCTCGCCGTTGTCGCGCTCTCGGCGGACCGTTCCGCGGTCCGCGTCGGGCTCCTGTTCGCCGGGGTGTTCGGCGTGCTCGCGACGGCGTCCGACGCGGCGACCGTCGCCGCGGCCGTCGCGATCCCGGGCGGCGCCGCGGTCGCGTTCGCCCGCGCGCTGGGACCGCCGTCGACCTACTTCGAGCTCCGGCGCGCCGTCCTCGCGCTGGCGTTCGCGCTCGCCGCCGGACTCTCGCTCGCCGCGACGGCCGGGATCGCCGGCCCCGCCGTCCGATCGGCCGGGTCCGTCGCCTTCCTCGGGGGAGTGACGCTGCTCGTCGTGCGGGCCGAGGGCGACCCCGTCGCGCTCGTCGCGGGCGCGACCGCGTTTGCGGGGGTCGTTCTCGCGAGCGCCGCCGCGCCGTACGTCACCGGGAGCGCGCTGCTCGTCGGGTTCGCGGTCGTCGGGAGCCCGCACCTGCTCGCCGCGACCGCGGCGTTCGGCGGGGTCGCCGCCGCCGTCGCCGGGCTCCGCGAGGGCGACGCGTGGCTCGCGATCGGCGCGGTCCTCCTGGTTCTCGCGGGGGTCCCCGCGACGCCGGGAGCCGCGACCGCCGTCTGTCTCGGCGCCGCGTTCGCGACCCTGGGCGCCGAGGAGCTCCTCGGCGAACCGGGCGGGCCGGACTCGCCTGGTCCGACGACCGAGAACGGGGTGAGCGCCCGATGA
- a CDS encoding molecular chaperone TorD family protein, giving the protein MTVSEPIAERDGPGFDEGLRRDAIDEEAAARGSVYALAAAAFAEPSGGIHERFADGSLDESMATLVDRTGLDVDPPDLTVADDRETLAARYNDLFVIGYSEVIDGTDGTVENQGPPASLYESTYRSDVSWNDVNLDLARAYEHFGCEVGGDERRHHDHVRLELEFAGYLCRLAAAGDDASGDAEPANLDRARLDFHDRHLSVLASGLRTALDEEPGTSVYGRLARFLDAFVAADVDDLAERLDAGAGGDREHAVTDGSDGGERS; this is encoded by the coding sequence GTGACCGTGTCGGAACCGATCGCCGAACGTGACGGTCCCGGGTTCGACGAGGGGCTTCGGCGCGACGCGATCGACGAGGAGGCCGCGGCGCGCGGAAGCGTCTACGCGCTGGCGGCGGCGGCCTTCGCCGAGCCGAGCGGCGGCATCCACGAGCGGTTCGCGGACGGCTCGCTCGACGAGTCGATGGCGACGCTCGTCGACCGGACCGGCCTCGACGTTGACCCGCCCGACCTGACCGTGGCGGACGACCGCGAGACGCTCGCGGCCCGGTACAACGACCTGTTCGTCATCGGCTACTCCGAGGTGATCGACGGGACGGACGGAACGGTCGAGAACCAGGGACCGCCGGCCTCCCTGTACGAGTCGACGTACCGCTCCGACGTGTCGTGGAACGACGTGAACCTCGACCTCGCTCGGGCGTACGAGCACTTCGGCTGCGAGGTCGGCGGCGACGAGCGCCGCCACCACGACCACGTCCGCCTGGAGCTCGAGTTCGCGGGGTATCTCTGTCGCCTGGCCGCCGCGGGCGACGACGCGTCGGGAGACGCGGAGCCCGCGAACCTCGACCGCGCCCGACTGGACTTCCACGACCGCCACCTCTCCGTCCTCGCGTCGGGGCTTCGGACGGCCCTGGACGAGGAGCCCGGCACGAGCGTCTACGGTCGCCTCGCGCGCTTCCTCGACGCCTTCGTCGCCGCCGACGTCGACGACCTCGCGGAGCGTCTCGACGCCGGTGCGGGGGGCGACCGCGAACACGCGGTCACCGACGGTTCGGACGGGGGTGAGCGGTCGTGA